The following is a genomic window from Polaribacter atrinae.
AATGTAAAATCAGCTTATGATGGTCAAACCGGAGGTAGTTTATCTAACGGTCAAATTACAAAGAAATTACAAGAAGGACAGCCTATTTATGCTTGGTGGATGTACGAAGCAGATGGTGTTTGGCAAAACCAAGACGAAATAAATAACAATGCACATTACGGTACTCCATCTCCAGGACATTTACGTTATAAAGATCAAAATAATGATGGTGTTATCGATGATAATGATAAAAAATTCTTCGGTTCTTACATTCCTACTTACAACTTCGGATTTAATGTAGGTTTAAATTATAAAGATTTTGACTTGGCTATTGATGCTTTCGGAGCTGGAGGAAATAAAATTTATAATGGATTAAAAGGAACTAGCATAGATGGTGGTGAAAATATAGCGTATGATACATTTTCAAATAGATGGACAGGCGAAGGATCTACCAATGTAAACCCAGGAGCTGATAAAGACTCTTATGCATCAAGTTATTATTTAGAAGATGGAGATTATTTAAGAATCAACAATATTACTATTGGTTATACTTTGCCAGTACTAATGAATCAAGTTTCTAGAATTAGAGTTTATGCAACTGCTAAAAACCCATTTATGTTTACTAAATATTCTGGTTTTACTCCAGAAATAGTTGGTTCATCTGGTTCAGCGGGAGCAAGTGGAGCAGCAGGAATAGAACTTTCTGCATACCCAAACACTAAAACCTTTTTATTTGGTGTAAACATCGATTTATAAAATTTTAAAAAATAATTATCATGAAAAATAATATTAAAAATATACAGATTCTATTTGCTATAGGACTGCTTTTCACTACTGTTTCTTGTAGTGAAGATTATTTAGATGTTGATAGTAAAGATCGTTTAGAGCAAGACGATACTGAAACAGTAACGCCTAAAGAAATGGTAAATGGTGCCTACGGTATGTTAACCGAATGGGATTATGCTTTTTCTTATCTTGGAATCACAGAAATTATTTCTGACAATTCAGATAAAGGTAGTTCTTCTACCGATACTGGTGCTGATAAAGACGTATTAGATGCCTTAACCTTTACAAGTAGTGCAGGTTCAATTCTTTCTATGTGGCAAAATTGGTATAAATCTATAAACAGAGCATCTATTGCTATAGATTATACAGAAAATTATGGCCTAACAGATGAAAACTTAAAAAACAGATTAGTAGGTGAAGCGAAGTTTTTAAGAGCTTTAAATTATTTTTGGTTAGTAAGATCTTTTGGGGCTGTACCATTACAAAATATAGATTTAGTTGAAAGACAACCTGTAGCAGATGTATACGCTTATATAGAAGCAGATTTATTAGACGCTATAGAAAAACTACCTCTTAAAAGTAAGTATGCTTCAGAAGATTTAGGTCGTGCATCTAAGGGAGCTGCGCAAGCACTTTTATCTAAAGTTTACCTTTATGAAAAAGAGTGGCAAAAAGCATATGACATGGCAGAAAATGTTATTAATTCTGGAGAATATGGTTTACATCCAAATTATGAAGAATTATGGAGAGCTTCCACAGAAAACGGTATCGAATCTATTTTTGAAGTACAAGGTAGAGGAGAATCTATAGCTCATGGTGTGCAACAATACTCACAAACTCAAGGTGCAAGAGGTGCTGACGGTTGGGGATGGGGATATAACAACCCATCTGAAACACTTGTAAAAGCGTTCGAAGCAGAAGGAGATCTAATTAGAATGAATGCTTCTATTATTTTTGAAGGTGAAACACTATGGGATGGTCGTGAAGTTTTTGAAGTTGAGAACCCTAGGTATAATGAAAAAGCATATTCTAGTGCCTCTACAGGATCAGACGATGGCGATAAAAACATACGAATACTTCGTTATGCAGAAATTCTATTAATAAAAGCAGAAGCGGCAACATATATTGGTCAAGATGCGGCAACACCTCTTAATTTAGTAAGAAGCAGGGTAAACTTACCTACCATTAGCAACCCAACAGTAGCACAAATCTGGAAAGAAAGACACTTAGAATTAGCGATGGAACATGATCGTTGGTTTGATATTGTTAGAACAGGACAGGCAAAAGAAGCAATGGCTGCAGATGGTAAAACATTTGTTGTTGGTAAACACGAATTGTTTCCAATTCCTTACAATCAATTAATACAAACTCCAGGAATGACACAAAATCCAGGATGGGAGTAATCTAAAATTTCAGCTATGCTTACCATTTAAGTATAGCTGAAATTTAATGTATCATTTAAGAACATGTTATATATGCGTAATTTTCTATTAATAAGTATACTATCACTAGCTCTATTTGGTTGTAATAAGCAAAAGGAAGAAACTACTACAGATATCATTGTAGAGGATACCTTAATTTCTGATGATGCACTTTTAGATCGTATTCAAGAGCAAACTATCAATTATTTTTGGGACGGAGCAGAACCTAATTCGGGTTTAGCACTCGAAAGAATTCATATGGATAATAGTTCTTATGATTCTCCTAATAATACAGTAACAACTGGAGGAAGTGGATTTGGGTTGATGGCTATTTTAGTAGGGATCGAAAGAGGATTTATAACTAAAGAAGCAGCTCTTTTACGATTTCAAAAAATAGTAGATTTTTTAGACAAGGCAGATCGTTTTCATGGTGCTTGGCCACATTGGATTAATGGAGAAACAGGAAAAGTATATCCTTTTAGCGAAAAAGATAATGGTGGAGATTTAGTTGAAACAGCTTTTTTAATACAAGGTTTATTAACTGTTTCTGAATATTTTGATGGAGATACAGCTGCAGAAAAAGAACTGGTTTCTAAAATCGACAACCTATACAGAACGGTAGAATGGGATTGGTATACCAAAAACGGAGAAGATGTTTTGTACTGGCATTGGTCGCCAGAATATGGTTGGGATATGAATTTACCTGTTCAAGGATATAATGAATGTTTAATTATGTATGTGCTTGCTGCTGCATCTCCTACACATCCTATTAATAAATCGGTTTACGAACAAGGATGGGCAAAAAATGGAGGTATTGTTTCTAATAAGACATATTATGATGAAAACATCGTTTTAAACTATTTTTATAATGACACAGATTTGGTTGGACCTTTATTTTGGGCACATTACTCCTACTTAGGTTTAGATCCTAGAAATTTATCAGATCAATATGCTAATTATTGGACACTAACACAAAATCAAGCTAAAATTCATTACAAATACGCAGTAGATAATCCACTAAACTTTAAAGGATACGGAGAAAACCTTTGGGGTTTAACTTCTAGCTATTCCATAGACGGTTATCATGGACATAGACCAGGTGATGATCTTGGTGTAATTTCACCAACTGCAGCATTGTCATCATTTCCATATACACCAAAAGAAAGCATGAATGTTTTAAGGAATATTTATATGAATCACGATAATCTAGTTGGTAAATATGGTCCGTATGATGCTTTTAGTTTTGAAGATAATTGGTACATAGAAAAATATCTAGCAATAGATCAAGGTCCTATTCCTGTAATGATAGAAAACTACAGAACAGGTTTATTATGGCGCTTATTTATGAAAAATAGTGATGTACAAAATGGTTTAGATGCACTTGGGTTTACCTATTAATAAGTAAAAAAATGAAGTTAAAAACATTTATAACAACACTCTTTTTAGTTTTTGTAATGTCTTTTTTAATGAGCGCACAGCAATTAAAAAAGTCTGAAGATTTATTTCTAAACAAAATGCATATTGTTCAGAAAGACACGCTACAATTTAGAATGTTATTACCTAAAGATTTTTCTGAAGACAAATCTTATCCGGTAGTATTATTTTTACACGGTGCAGGTGAACGCGGTGGCGATAATGAAAAACAATTGGCAAATGGAAGCGATTTATTTTTAAATGAAACCACAAGAAACTCTTTTCCTGCAATAGTAATTTTTCCACAATGTCCAGAAAATGATTATTGGGCAAAATTAAAAGCAGATCGTACCACAAAACCAATTACGTTTAATTACAAATACAAAAAGCCTCCTACTAAAGCAATGGCTTTGGTTATGGATTTGATGGATGAAATGGCAGAAAAGCCATATGTAAAAACCAATCAAATATACGTTATGGGCTTATCTATGGGAGGTATGGGAACCTTCGAAATTATCTATAGAAAACCAGATATGTTTGCAGCTGCCATTCCAATTTGTGGCGGTGGAAATCCAAAATCTGTGTCATCCTATGCTAAATCCATTCCATTATGGGTTTTTCATGGTGCTAAAGATGATGTAGTAGACCCCAATTTATCCGTATACATGGTATCTGAAATTCTTAAAAATGGCGGATTCCCAAGATTTACACTCTATGATTTTGCAAATCACAATAGTTGGGATCCTGCTTTGGCAGAACCAAAA
Proteins encoded in this region:
- a CDS encoding prolyl oligopeptidase family serine peptidase, with protein sequence MKLKTFITTLFLVFVMSFLMSAQQLKKSEDLFLNKMHIVQKDTLQFRMLLPKDFSEDKSYPVVLFLHGAGERGGDNEKQLANGSDLFLNETTRNSFPAIVIFPQCPENDYWAKLKADRTTKPITFNYKYKKPPTKAMALVMDLMDEMAEKPYVKTNQIYVMGLSMGGMGTFEIIYRKPDMFAAAIPICGGGNPKSVSSYAKSIPLWVFHGAKDDVVDPNLSVYMVSEILKNGGFPRFTLYDFANHNSWDPALAEPKLLTWLFSNSK
- a CDS encoding RagB/SusD family nutrient uptake outer membrane protein; amino-acid sequence: MKNNIKNIQILFAIGLLFTTVSCSEDYLDVDSKDRLEQDDTETVTPKEMVNGAYGMLTEWDYAFSYLGITEIISDNSDKGSSSTDTGADKDVLDALTFTSSAGSILSMWQNWYKSINRASIAIDYTENYGLTDENLKNRLVGEAKFLRALNYFWLVRSFGAVPLQNIDLVERQPVADVYAYIEADLLDAIEKLPLKSKYASEDLGRASKGAAQALLSKVYLYEKEWQKAYDMAENVINSGEYGLHPNYEELWRASTENGIESIFEVQGRGESIAHGVQQYSQTQGARGADGWGWGYNNPSETLVKAFEAEGDLIRMNASIIFEGETLWDGREVFEVENPRYNEKAYSSASTGSDDGDKNIRILRYAEILLIKAEAATYIGQDAATPLNLVRSRVNLPTISNPTVAQIWKERHLELAMEHDRWFDIVRTGQAKEAMAADGKTFVVGKHELFPIPYNQLIQTPGMTQNPGWE
- a CDS encoding glucoamylase family protein yields the protein MRNFLLISILSLALFGCNKQKEETTTDIIVEDTLISDDALLDRIQEQTINYFWDGAEPNSGLALERIHMDNSSYDSPNNTVTTGGSGFGLMAILVGIERGFITKEAALLRFQKIVDFLDKADRFHGAWPHWINGETGKVYPFSEKDNGGDLVETAFLIQGLLTVSEYFDGDTAAEKELVSKIDNLYRTVEWDWYTKNGEDVLYWHWSPEYGWDMNLPVQGYNECLIMYVLAAASPTHPINKSVYEQGWAKNGGIVSNKTYYDENIVLNYFYNDTDLVGPLFWAHYSYLGLDPRNLSDQYANYWTLTQNQAKIHYKYAVDNPLNFKGYGENLWGLTSSYSIDGYHGHRPGDDLGVISPTAALSSFPYTPKESMNVLRNIYMNHDNLVGKYGPYDAFSFEDNWYIEKYLAIDQGPIPVMIENYRTGLLWRLFMKNSDVQNGLDALGFTY